GGAACCTGGGGACACTGTGCTGGCGGCCTTGGAACTACTGGGCGTTTGGGTGGCGAAGGTTGTTCGTGATATTTCGGGGCTGACAACATTTCAGATATCTCTAAAAAATCCCGAACGACGATTTCGAAGAATTTTGCTTTGTGGCAAGTGTATGTACCAAAATCATTGTCTTGTAAGAGATATATAGTGATCGTACTATTCACATCGTACCAACTTAATCCCTTTTTTGCGTAGTGGGTATCCGACTCCAAAActtctttaaatgttattttgtgcCTGTGCCTCTCGGAAAGATTCATCTCCACTCCATCTTTACGCCATACAATGTAACCAGGAGGGAGGCGGCCGTGTGAGAACCACAAAACACGGACATAACATTTGATCTTAACGTCCTCCATGGGATACCGAAATATCTGTTGGAAAAGTATAGGTTCCTGTAAGCCCTTTGTTATCGGATGAACAACGGTCGTTTCGAATCGGTTCTTTCTTCGTGAAGCTCAATAATGTTGCTTTCAAATCTAGATACAATTTCGCTGCTATAATCAAGTGCTAAGTTGAAGACTCGATCAAGCATGACTGCAACAAAAAGTAAGCAAGAACTGataacaagacaataaaaatcaaaactcGAATCCATCCATATGTAAAAATTGTCTTGAAAATATTgaacagatataaataaacGTGATTTTCAATTtgggaaaaaatacatttcaagcCAGAATAAGCCATCAGCATTTGCCAAATGCCTAGATTGACATCATCGGATAGACACTGTCCTGAATTTAGCAAGTATAAAAACCCtagcaggagaaaaaaactAATCGTTTTTTGTATCATTCTGGCCATTTTTCGTGAGTATAATCGTAGGCGTGTGTTGAAACATGCATCTCACATTACTACAAGTACAacacaaagtgtttgtgtgtcatgACTATTCAGCATATCTGTCCCTATAATATTATCTCAGCAGTCATAAAAAAAGTCATGCAGCTCCCAGTCACCACAGTTCTGCCTGGTTGGGCAAGTGTGAATTCAGCGCAGTAAGCATGCAGCCAAGGGAAACGCGTTCCACTCACTGAACCACTCACCAGAAGCAATCCTTGAAATGTTATTGTTATCAAAACTTGAAGCAAAATGTTGGGTGCAGGTAGAGACAATGAGggatttttctgtctgtggaTTCAAGGGAATGAAGCATGGACTGTCACGCTTGAAACAAGAGAGTAGTTTCCCTTGACACTAATGCTGCAAAGGAGAGGAGCTGGGAGGGAGACTCCGAGCTGCACATGGTGTGGTGAACACAACTTCCTCTGCTTAATGAATGCCACTCTCAGCCAGATGCGTTCCTGAAACAAACAGCCACAAATCAATTCCGGAAAATCAATTCTATATTACATATAAGACATTGTTGAAGCAAACGAAagtcaattttaaaaatctgaaattattacttccaaaaaattaagcaaagaaaatcgggataaacaaataaataaatatacgaAGTTTGAATAGTAAGTCTATCAACTATACAATGACATCTGATTTTTATGTAGATATACAGcaatatttgttatattttatagtGTCCTGACTGATGACGAACAGAATACACACTCCGAGACAAGCTGTTGTGTTTATTAGATAAttcagacacacacgcacaagagAGTGGAGAACAAGGGGCATAACTAAGATATTGTAACACTATTTACCTATAATCGGACATTctattgaaaatatatatatgtctattaAACCagagaaatatatatgtatgtttatttcgtatttatataaatataccatTTACGTTATTTAAATGTGACATTATTGCTAAAGCACGGCTAACGCAAACATGGGTGTGCCACTTTTTAACTGTGTGCAGATCAGAACTAAATACAATATAGATTCACAATAACacgtatagatatatatttggGTATGTACACTGAATTCTTCTGAGCGAACCTATAGGTTCATGGGTTTACAAGTAAATGTTGAATGAACAGTCACTACAGGGACGCTATACAAACAATTAAGGTCAACGACAGTGAGATCAATAGAGTGTCGAGAATCTTTTTTTAGCGCCTATAGCAATGTCTACAGTTATAAAAGCACAGTTTAGTATCAATGAACCAGGCCAGAAAGCacagtcaaaatgttttcaaaagcgGAGCGGTTTTTTACACAGTTTTGTGTCGCAGCGTAGCACGTAccttcccacccccacccacacacagacatatattaaacacacacaaaattttatgtgtgtttaaTGTGTGTGGGGAGCAATGGATGCGTAGGCTTGCTGGAATGCATTTGTTTAGGCCTAGGGTAATTTGACTTACCAGCTAGGTGAGCTAGCACGCAGCAACGTTTTCGCAGCAATCTCCTACTTTCTGTATTCAGACATCTTCCAAGAATCAGCTAGCCACACTGTATCCAGCACATCataaatttgttgtttcttgtggTCCTGTAGACATCATCAGTGAATTTGAATTTCTTGCTCTCAGCAGTTCTGCAAGTGAACTAGTCATAAAATTTTCCgtcaaatatttgttctttactttcttttgttgttgtagtttatttttCCGCTCACTCAAGATGTTTGGTCTGATATTGTAGacaacacataacacacactGTACAATCCATAGGCTTGTACGGGCACGAGATCAGAACATTTCAAGTCATTCCAAACTCCCAGCAGCTAGAGCACGGTTTCCTTGTCCATGTTCTTGATCGAGGTGGTTAACTTAAACGACAAATGCAGACACTGCACTATCACAGTCTTACCTTGTGTTGTGAGATTCCTATAGACACTATGACagcaaaataaactatttaagGTGCTTCTGGGCATTCCCGATTTCCGTTCGACTCACGTCGTGACGTTCCTGTGAGATTGTAGGTACGGAGTCGGACCTGAAGACCAATCAGTTCCTGACACATTGGTTTGGAAACGATAGTAGATTTTACAATTAATCATAGCTAGCAACTTAtgcttcattatttattatataaatttagTTATGTAAATTTAATgctaactttatttttaattaaaaagtgaTCAGTGCAAGGATTCATATATCACGCGCTAAATACGTTCTAAAATTGGAACCACCTTGATGAAATGTTTATGCAGGGGTTGGTACGACAAGGACAAAAACGTGCAATAAGTACTAagtcacacaaaaatacataatgAAATTTAGaatggatttatttacacatacaaaCCAATTCCACACACCTCTTTACCTACCTATAGCTCTTACACCGCTAAAACCTATCACCTACTTCAAATTCCTGATTCTACTTACGTGACTAAATTGTATATAAACAATTAACAGTATCTCAAGCATTACACAGCACGCGGCTTTAGGTATGTAAAGAACAAAGTTACAAACATTATTTGACACATTGCGTCATAAAGACGTTATTTTGACGTCATATCAACTAGTTTGTTCATCTTTACGTCATGAAACTCAAACTATAAATAGACTAGTTGTGTCTTGAACGTCGACCTGATAGTCTTGGAGATGTTCGCAGTAACATATGTACttacagaaaatataacaaatgatCACACTAACTACACTAGTGTGTCCGCAGCCGTTAAAAGGGGATAATGCACGTCGATAATTGTTTTGAAATCTCGGAGAGAATTTTTGGACTGTAAAGCTGTCTTTAGTGCGACTTTTCATCAGGTAGGTAGATATTTATCTCGTCTTCCACATTTCTCCAATTggctttgttgtttgtttgtttgtttgtctgtttgtttttgttttaaggagAGAGGAACGCTTTTGTACATCATTCGGAAGTTGGGGAGCATAGCTTTGATGGTCATTACGTCTTCCTCAATGCACGTGCGTGAATGTCCTCGACAAAAAGATACTCATTGAGTCTCAACCATACTTGTGGAAATATTTTGACCTCCTTGGGTATCGATAGCAGTATTTGGAAGATTATACAAGTAATGTAAGCATTCAGAGACTTTCACGATCTTTCAGAATTATGCATCTTTCAAAAACTATATCactaatttcatttatttgactTAAAAAGATATAGTGTACAGTGTACCTTTGATTTCCCTCTTTCCTAAACTCATCTTGTTGTACTTGTGGAAGGGTGACAGGGAATGAGGATTAGAGATTTTAACTAGGTGGGCTACTGTAAAACACTGTTAGAACTTCAGCCACGCATGCATTCTGCCGTGTGTGCTACTGTATTCACTAAAATGAAGACTCCGAGGAACCCTAATCTTATGTTTCCAACGGCACTCTTTCCTTTTAATGATTAGGTTGTTCCTTTCGCACTCATTCTTCAGTTGGTAAAGTTTACATGCGTTCATCACTCGATGCAGATAGATAAAATGGACACGCCCTCCGTTTATCCTACCTTGTCCACTTTTTATACCAATATCATTGTTTGTTGATTGTGActatgattaatgatgatgactttGCAGCAGCTACTTGATAAAGGCGGTGACACACACTGCCTTGTAGAAGAGTCCCTTACCAGTAAAGGCGGGGCCACCCGCGCGTACAGCACTCGATACGCACGTGCCTGCGCTTTCTGGACATGGACGCGACACAGAATCGCTGCATCAAGTTCCTCATTATCTTCAATATAGTCCTCAGCGTCTTTGGTGCCGTAATTGTTGCCATTGGCGTCTGGTTAAAGGTTTGATTTGGATTCATGTGTTAGCGTCTATGTTAATATGTGTTTGGCCTATATccttgtagatgatgatgatgatgattgatgatgatgatgacttgtAAAACACTAGTGTTATGATCTAAAGGCTAATCAattacacaaacaataaaaacggTAGAAATTGGACATGAACTGTACAGTGATAGCCACAGATTAGGACCACAGCCTGACTGAAACCTGTGGTCTAAAACTCCAGATGTGTTACAATGGACAGTTGAACAGGGGTGGCCTTAGGTATGTCCAAATCTGTGCAAAGCCCCCAAATCCCAGAAGATTGGGTgaaaaaaaagacgatgaaTAATGTGCAGGATGAATGGCTTGCAGGCCCATCTCTCCATACCTTGACCTGTCGAATGCTTGTTTCTTAACAGCTAACCACCTCCCAGGTGATAACGACACTGAGCTACGTCACCAGCCAGCTGTCCACCAAGGACCTCTTCGACATTCCCATATTTCTCAAGTACGCCTCTACCATCATCATTTCCGCCGGTCTCTACGCcatcttcatctctctcttcgGCTTCTGCGGCGCAATGATGCGGATGAAGTATCTGCTGTATGTCTACGCTCTGATCCTCTTCGCCTCCCTGCTGTTGCAGGTCAGACTAGTTCGCGTGTCACATTAGTGTGTGGCGCAGGTCACGTGTCACAGGGTGTCATCACGTAGTTCACGTATCACTGGGTGCCATCACGTAATGCATGTATCACGTATCACCTGGTGCCATCACGTGGTACACTTGCCACGTGTCACAGGGTGTCATCACGTAGTgcttatataatatatatatctcaagaTGTCATCACGTGGCGCACGTAACACATCTCACAGGCGGTCGTCACATCTCGCACGCAGCACGTGTCATGAGGTGTAGACAATGGTCGTCAGGCGCTGCTGTTTACAAGGAGTATGACGTGTCATGTGTGCTCAAGATGGTACATGGTGCGTTATGGTTTTAGGACATATCAAAcatactgttatttattattaaaacgcGTTAGTAGAACGCGCAACAcgttacaataataataatacatggaGTTTATTACAATAAACTCATGCATCACACTTTCCACGGCATGTGAGAAAAAAGTATGTACTGTGAAGAGACAGTATGTCTTATGTCTTCATGTTGTTCCTAATCAACCCCCAGTGGAACATAGCGCCACAATGTCTTGTGTCATATGAGATAAATAATATGTATTCGAAGAGTGAGATATTATGACGTGAAATAATAATTCTGATGTTATATATATTACATGAGAGAAATAGCATGTGAGAGGCATGTCTGAGAAGTTATATCTTCGGGATGCGAGATAAACAATGATTATTCTCACAGGTAACTGGacgtgtttttgtttgtcaggTCGGGCTAGGAATTCTGGGCTTGGTGCACAAAGACAAGATCGTCGCGCGCGCTCGCCACGCTATTTTCCAGAGTCTGCGTGAAACCTACCGAGGCCCTGGCGCCACAGGGGAGCACAAGGACTACTCATCCAGCGTCGACTTcctgcaggtggcgctgcagcTTCCACTAGAACTCTAGTCCTCTAAGCTGCCAGCATTTCCCACACGTCGCAATATTTCTATTAGCGTCtcagtggttttttttgttgttgttgttgttgttgttttgttttgggtttttttttttggtttttggtttttgttgttgttttttttggttttaaggATGGATTGATATATTGGATTGTCTGATGTCTGTATGTAAAGTGTTTGCCTGTGTTGCAAGGTTAAGTTCAAATGCTGCGGCATCAAGAACGGAAA
This sequence is a window from Pomacea canaliculata isolate SZHN2017 linkage group LG5, ASM307304v1, whole genome shotgun sequence. Protein-coding genes within it:
- the LOC112564160 gene encoding CD82 antigen-like isoform X2, translated to MDATQNRCIKFLIIFNIVLSVFGAVIVAIGVWLKLTTSQVITTLSYVTSQLSTKDLFDIPIFLKYASTIIISAGLYAIFISLFGFCGAMMRMKYLLYVYALILFASLLLQVGLGILGLVHKDKIVARARHAIFQSLRETYRGPGATGEHKDYSSSVDFLQVALQLPLEL
- the LOC112564160 gene encoding tetraspanin-8-like isoform X1; this encodes MDATQNRCIKFLIIFNIVLSVFGAVIVAIGVWLKLTTSQVITTLSYVTSQLSTKDLFDIPIFLKYASTIIISAGLYAIFISLFGFCGAMMRMKYLLYVYALILFASLLLQVGLGILGLVHKDKIVARARHAIFQSLRETYRGPGATGEHKDYSSSVDFLQVKFKCCGIKNGNDFPIQRVEP